In Glycine max cultivar Williams 82 chromosome 15, Glycine_max_v4.0, whole genome shotgun sequence, the DNA window GTATTATAAATTGTGACAGTAGAATATGCCAGTGCTAATAAAGTTGCATATGTGATATATGAGTCAGTGAATACTTCAAAATTTGCTCATTATTATGTTCAGTGTTTtactggaaaaaaattaaagtaaatacATATCTTCTTTAATCGTGGTCGgtgcaaatttttaaaaataattattttctaaaacaattttatatgtttaaaaagaTGAACTCACCTTGATCACATGAACTCAAATCCTTCTTATAAGAATGTGACTGACCACAACTGAAGTGATTATTTTGTATATGTTGAATGCAGAACGCTATGGTTTTCCAAATTTACGCAGTTCTCTCAAGGGCATTTAGCACGTCCGTTTCTGTTAACGACCCTCCTTCCTACAAGGGTGTTGCTTTAGGGGGATTTTGCTCCGGCGCTTTGCAGAGCATGTTGCTGTCTCCTGTTGAGTTACTTAAAATTCGCCTTCAGCTTCAGAACACAGGCCAATCCACAGAACCACAAAAGGGTCCCATAAGGGTTGCCAACAACATATGGAAAAGAGAGGGTCTTCGTGGCATTTATCGAGGACTTGGCATCACTATACTAAGAGATGCACCTGCGCATGGCCTTTACTTTTGGACATATGAATACGCGAGGGAGAAACTTCACCCAGGTTGCAGAAAAAGTTGTGGAGAGAGCTTGAATACTATGTTGGTATCAGGAGGATTGGCCGGGGTTGTGAGTTGGGTTTTCAGCTACCCTTTGGACGTTATAAAGACAAGATTGCAGGCTCAGACATTTTCTTCGCTGAAATACAAAGGCATTTTGGATTGTCTTCGGAAGAGCGTTGAAGAGGAAGGATACGTTGTTCTATGGCGGGGTTTAGGAACTGCGGTTGCTAGAGCGTTTGTTGTGAATGGTGCTATATTTTCTGCTTATGAGATCACTCTTAGGTGTCTGTTtgacaaataaacaaataattccTGGAGCATTCTGCATTCAAATGTAGGAAACATTCAAGGGCTGCAAATCAGGTTTTGAGGGAGACGTGACAATGGGATAACACTATGGTGTTTGATAACTTGATGTAATTGCCAAAtgccaaacatttttttttttggtgtaataCCATggtgttttctaaaaaaaagtctttcTATTTAATCTcaaatttggaagaaaaatagttttatatgaACTATTTGATTATTTACAAGATTACTCTCTGCATACTGCTCTTAAAgttaatatcttattttatagtctctttaagttaaatatttaacgattaaattaatgtttctaTACAAAgagttatttaataaataattagtaagCACATTAATATGTCCACCTGAAAGTGAAAATAGGCCGAGCTGAGTTAGGCTTGTTAGACTTAAACTTGACCTGAGTTAAAAATATATGACCTAAATTTAGTCAGTTTATTCATTAAAGACTTTTTTTAAGGGTTTGAATCTGACCTACATAAAAGTCTAATCGGGTTTACAAGTTTGTTTTAAGgacttaatttataataatttaacactAAAATAGAGGTAAAACATGTGACactttatatataagaataaaatcttACTTATATGatacaaacatatttttatgtttaatataacattcatgatcttatttaaaaatatattttgcaataatacatttaaatatgacataaatttatttttaataaacttagTTATAAACTTTAACTAGACTACTTATGTAGACCAACATGATTAATacttaaaaagacaaaaaatgtaagtttttataaaatcgtaacaaatttaatataataataatagtaataatactaataggaataattacatataattttttaaataggtgAGTCTTTTAAGTCTAAACGATTTTTTGAATGATTTAGGACTTGACCTATTtaactaaaaaggattttactaAAAGTTTTGGTCTGACCTATTTTCTAAAAAGATTTGACTTGAAATGGATCTAATGTAAATTAGACCATAGGTTCCTATTGAGCgacctaaaatatttttatttctatcccATCTCATTAACAAAATGGTGAGTtccaataatattaaaaataatttgaaaaaaatatattaataaatatgttattGAATGAGTTAGTCAATTTCATTAAAGGatgtaaattagttaaaaaaatctcttataaTTAGAGAAGaatgtaatattatatattagagGGATTAATTCATTTAAGAAGGAGGATTACCAAAGCTATTACGTATTATTAATgtcaaatccaaaaaaaaaatatttgacaatactctctaaataatatattaattaatttgatgtttgagaatattgatttaaaataaaggtATTAAGAGACAAAAGTGCATAATAAAAATTCTGGATAGAAAacttgcaacaacaaaaaaaatacaacaaagcTTTGAAACAACTTCAAACAATTTGATACgagaaagtaaataaaacgCTGCCTAAGACAATTGAAGTTGTATATGAGACAACGAAAGATCTacccaatttttttatactaaaacaaAGGCATTTTAACTACTAATTGAATACAGTATAATGTCATAAATATTACAGTCTTAAACAATTACATTGATATGAAAAGATGCATAAACAATTTATATTCAAAGCTTTAAGGCAATTATTTGGGTCATAAGATTTGTGTGATACCATCGTGAAGTCTTGTTGAATTGAAAATTCTATTTTCGATATAATCATTTGATATGATAATCAACTTTACTTTATGTGAAgcatgaaattcatttttttcgtATAAGTGTGAAGTAAAATTTCATATTGGATAAAAATAGAAAGGTTGAACACCATATAAGTAAGAATAAGACCTATAAACTTAAGTCTTAAGATTTTGTgttaaagtgtggtgtcaaAGTTCATTTATATGATTATTTATGGTTCATTGGTGAAAATCTCTCTAATGTTTAATCCTCTCGATTGTCCAACGATGATCCAACTTGGTGACTAGTTCAAATGAGTAAAACATGTTGGCAACAATGGCTAGGAAGTGTCGAGGCAGCCACAATAAAGCTCTAAAGAAATGGATTGATAATGACTTCCGCTCGAGGAAAAAATTATCAATGTATAAGAGACTCATGCTTGAAAGAAAATTTTttggagtacaagtgtgaggtgaagtccgaCATtagataagaatgaaaaagtGGAACAccatataagtaaaaaaaaaacccataaaCATAGCCTTAAGATTTTGAAATAAAGTGTGATGTGAGATTTACTTATATGACTTATATGGTTATTGAGACTGATTTTGAGTAATCAAATAAtatctaataaatttaaaataagtgtgtttatctaaacttttttttataaaaaaaataattttctacttattttaaattatttttacttcttaaaaaagcactcatgtaaaaaatatttattttaaagtttaaacaaactcaatCATCTAAGACCAATCAGTCCTTGAACAATCATGGAGATGATGACCATCATATATGGCCAATTCACTGATTCAAATTGTCTTTGAATGAGTACCTAATGCAGTCCCCATCTCCCATTCCCTTCACATCAGGGAACGTTTTCCCTAgataagtttaaaattaaaaataaacaaacagtGAAAAAGCAAGAAGGCAGCAAAACAAAAGAATGAGAAAAGGCCGGAAGCCCTGGGCCCAAATATGAGCACGGAGCCGCGCCGCAAATTGTTACGGTGCGTTGCCATCACCACGCAAACCCAACCCACAATGGATGCCACGTGgcataacattttaaaataacgcAAGAGAATAATACCTCAAGTTTTGAATGTGAAGCCAAGCGCGCAACGGTAATAAATAGACAAAAAACAGAGGCCGTCCCCACCCATGTGGGACGGGACAAGTTCGAAAAACCACGGGACCTACCCTAACCCCCAACGCGACGTCGTCGCACGTGCTAGGCAGGGAGTCCcttcaaaaaatttcaaagccTCCTCCCCCTTCCCTTGGTTTCACTACAACACCTTTTGTCGCTCGTATCGTATCCTTCCTATATCTTCGGTTTCACTCCAGTCCACTCCACTGTCCTTCTACCTCATCATTCCGTTCCGATCTCATCATCGCCAAGGAAGATGAACGGTGCAGGGAGACAGGGGCTGAGATCTGGTGCGGCGGGGGTGCACCACCAGCGCCAGTACTCCGATAACTTCCTCGACAGCTCATCCAACGGCAACAGGTGGCTCCAGTCGGCTGGCCTTCAACACCTTCAATCCTCCTCCAATCAACTTCCTCCGCTTCAGgtaaatctctctctctcttcccctTTCACTAGCGATTTTGTCTTCGATCGTTACGCGTAAACGTTTTTGTCCGATTTGATGAGATTCGTGTTTGGAATGCGAGCAGGACTATAACTTGTACGGCGGTGCacaaggaggaagaatgtaccGGAATGCGCCAAGGAGCTTTAACGGAGGAAACGAGTATTATATGGAGCCTTCCACGCCTCCCGGTGGTTACCGTGCTTCGATGCAGAAAAAGAATGGCGAAGATTTGTCCGGTGATTTCAGCCCCGGCTTGTTGGATCTGCAGTCCTTCGACACCGAGCTTCTTCCTCCCGAGGTTGTTATTTTCCTCAACGGAAGAACTTTCATTTGATTTCTGTGCTTTTTTGTTCTCAAGTTATTATTTAATCCTGTGAATAACGGTCACATTGCATCCGTAATCTGTTGAAAGATCACGGCTACagaaattttcaatttctttgagTCTCTAACCCTTGAAAGTGTCATACTATGCAGAATTTTCGTTGATGTTGTGGAAAATTGTATGTTAGGactttgtgttttttaatttattcattcctTTTCATATGATGTGAGGATTGAAAGCATTTTCTCAATCTAGATATTATGAGAATTGTATTCTCAAGTTGATCATATAGGTTTATAAAATCTTTAAGTTAATCTGTTTTGAACTAGCCAACTAGGATGGCTGATCTGTCCTTTTGTCGTTGTAAGTAGATGCACATGAAAAGGTAGcttaaatttgtttataatttttctgtCCTGCTAGCTGCCAGTCTCCAATGCATATGATGCCAACTCCCTGTATCAACCTGGCCGGGGTAGAAGCTTTGATGACTCTGAAACTTACATGCTGAGCAAACAGACTGGCAGAGCTCGTGCTCCTGAAAACATATTGAAAAGTCTCCCTGCAGACAAAGAGAAATCTAATTCTGTAGCAAAGATTAAAGTGGTGGTATGTTCTTTCGCATAATCTCTGCCattttatgtttcatttttatgtttttgcagATGGTTTGATAGTAAATTTggatttcttttcctttaaggTTGCATTGGCATAATACCAACTTACCAACTTAAAATTCATTGAATTTTCtgaaaatgaatattaaatcTTGTCCAATTTTGAAGAGCATTGCTTTTATGTTCTAATATttgcatgttattttttaacGCAGGTTCGTAAAAGACCAATGAATAAGAAGGAATTAGCAAAAAATGAGGAGGACATCATAGAAACATATTCCAATTCTTTAACAGTGCACGAGACTAAACTGAAGGTTAGTTTAAGAGGCAACACTAATCGATAGTTCCAACTTTCAATGCAGTATAGCTGTCCTTAGGTTTTAGAAATATAAGATTAAGTTGCTGAACATGACTTGTGTAGTAGGAAATCTAATGTGGCGCTGGCTATGTAActgatatttctatttttttttctcttggtgAATCAGACATGTGTGACTTGAAAAAaacattgataatataaaacagaaaaggaCAGGTAATTTTATGATATGTGGAGTGTAATTATCTGTATGTTTTAAATATTAGGTACTCTAGTTGGAGAATGAAAAGAACCAAGATAATAATATTCTGCCCACTAATTTCCTCACCTGCCAGTTCTTATGGTATGATAATCTAATGGATGCTTTAtagataaacattttaaaattatatgtgcTTTGCAGGTTGACCTAACTCAGTATGTAGAAAAGCATGAATTTGTCTTTGATGCTGTTTTGAATGAAGAGGTTACAAATGATGAGGTAACTATGATGTACATAAATGTTCAGTTGTAAAGAATGATTGACAACATTTGTTATATCCTTATCtaacttcattttaattttttttaactttgtttttttaGGTGTATCGTGAAACAGTAGAGCCCATAGTTCCAATAATATTTGAACGCACTAAGGCAACTTGCTTTGCATACGGGCAAACAGGTGATAACATCCTctggattttgattttgttgctaTTGCATCCTGCCTGAAGACAAATCAAATTTTATGCCAATTTGTGAAGTGATATTTCTGCTTTATAATATCATATATtgatgtttcttttctttctctaaacCTTACAGTTTTATGTTTTGGCCATGACCAAAACTCAATTCTTAAAATTGTTGAGGTCTAGTTGTGGACCATTTTCTGCCTAGTGAACTTGACCTCAATGATTTGTACTATGAGTGAACTTCTAAATTccactttcttcttttctagGAAGTGGAAAAACTTACACAATGAAGCCACTGCCACTTAAAGCATCAAGGGACATCCTTAGATTGATGCATCATACTTACAGGAACCAGGGATTTCAATTGTTTGTGAGCTTCTTTGAAATATATGGTGGCAAGCTCTTTGATCTCCTTAATGATCGAAAGTAAGTCAAATATCTTGTTGTTTGCATCTGTAATCTGTGTGTTCTGGAGGTTTAAAGTTTTAATTCTGCAGAAAACTTTGCATGAGGGAGGATGGTAAGCAGCAAGTTTGCATTGTGGGTTTGCAAGAGTACCGAGTATCGGATGTGGAGAACATAAAAGACCTGATTGAGAAAGGAAATTCCACAAGAAGTACAGGCACCACAGGTGCAAATGAGGAATCATCACGGTCACATGCAATACTTCAGCTTGCTATCAAGAGGTCAGTTGATGGCAATGAATCCAAACCTCTCCGTTTGGTTGGCAAGCTCTCCTTCATAGATCTTGCTGGAAGCGAACGTGGAGCAGATACCACTGATAATGACAAACAGACAAGGTTTGATTGAGCTTGAGACCTTGAGTTATTTAAGACGGATTTATCTTGTTActtatccaaaataaaatagtacTTGTGCCTCAGAAAATTAATTAGGAATATaaattagattagattagattctAAATTTGGCCATATACATTATAATTGAAGATATCTCAGATTTGGGATTTTATCATGAATTGTATGAAACCCTCAAGCATTCTGATTTTAGTCTaatgaattcttttgtttcatcATTTGCTTACAATTATATGATTCAGAATAGAAGGTGCTGAGATCAATAAGAGCTTACTTGCCCTAAAGGAATGCATAAGAGCTCTGGACAATGACCAAGGACACATCCCTTTCAGAGGCAGTAAACTGACTGAAGTTTTGAGGGATTCATTTGTTGGCAACTCCCGCACCGTTATGATTTCATGCATATCACCAAGCACTGGTTCATGTGAACATACTCTGAATACATTAAGATATGCTGACAGGTAACAATGAATTTTCTGTTAGATGTAATTCTGTATCCCTTGCTCCTTTAAACCACCCACATCACACCTCAGATAAACACTACCCAACACACCCACGCACAAAaggataaagaaaagaaaattcataGTTTCGCTGTTACAAACCAGGGTAAAAAGCCTATCGAAAGGGAACAATTCAAAGAAGGATGTTTTATCGTCAAATTTCAACCTTAAAGAATCAAGTACAGTTCCCTTATCTTCTGTTACTGGGTCAGCCTATGAGGATCGCGTGACAGATGGATGGCCTGATGAAAATGAAGGGGATGATTTTAGCCCCTCTGAAGAGTATTACGAGCAGGTGAAACCACCATTGAAGAAAAATGGAAAGATGGAATCATATGCTACAACAGATGACAAATTGAAGAAACCCAGTGGTCAGATCAAATGGAAGGACCTCCCAAAAGTTGAACCTCAAACCACACATGCTGAGGATGATTTAAATGCCCTCCTACAGGTAAGTTGTCGGCTACTGAGATAACAGTTGTATAGAAAACCCAGAGCTCATCTTTACCAAAAGCTTGTCATTATTTCAGGAAGAAGAGGACCTTGTAAATGCTCACCGGACACAAGTAGAGGAGACCATGAACATTGTTAGAGAGGTATTTAAATTATctctgtttttgttctttattttccttcacacTCTCTTGGGTAACTGGACACTGGGTCATGTGTCCCAACCTTAGAAACAATTGACTAATTGTATGTAGCGAGTCACCTGAAACAATTGACTAATTGTATGTAGGGAGTCACCTGAAACAATTGAATATGAATACAGGTGTGTGAATACTTCAAAAGATTCTTTTGATAAATAGCATAAACAAGAATTGTGTGCATATTTTCAACAAGTACATAACACACCAAACTTCAATTTCATGAATCTTTTACTGAATGTTGTCCGTGGTTTCAGTGTTATTCATTCTAGGAATAATGAACAGGTTCTAGAATTGTGAAAAAACGAATTCCTGAATACTACTATCCTTGCCTCTGCATCCTCCCAAGGGTGCAAAGTCCATTTctcatattcatatttttgtcTACGCTTGACATGCAGGAGATGAACCTCTTGGTTGAAGCAGATCAACCAGGGAATCAGCTGGATGATTACATAACAAGACTAAACGCCATTCTTTCTCAGAAGGCTGCTGGCATCCTGCAGTTGCAAACCCGTTTAGCTCATTTTCAGAAACGTTTAAAGGAGCATAATGTTTTGGTTTCATCTACCGGTTACTAATAGAATTTAAAACAGACTCCCTTGTTAGAAAGTTTTATTTGGGTGATCGGAATCATGCATTTCTGTGATTCAGGTGGAGATTATGTGAGATCTGGGATATGACGTGGCACAGTTGATTCATCATTGTTTTGGCTATTCTCCCCAGGATAAGAAACTGGGGTTTGGagtcttcatttttctctttactAAGAATGTCGACATGTATTGGTTTTACATGCCTCCATCAAGGCAATATCTTTGTATAAAGCCCTCAATTGTGTCAGAAAtctaatataaaatcatttgtgTTTTCATTTATCAACATAAGcatttgaaataattaactAGTGTACGAGCCTCCATAGTGGTGTAGTCGCCcccatatttttaataaaatggttGAACTTTAGTACAGGGTAAATATGCGCGTCACTCTAGCCTAGAGGCTTCAAGTTCAAAGGACTCTTGTCTGAGTGGGTATATTAGTAATATAAAGTTATTCAAATGTCTTCACTTAACAATTGATCTTTGATTGATCAATGGAGTATTAATATTTTCTCGATGAGTAGTTCCGTAACTAATTTTGCAGTGGGTTATGTGTCTGAATGAATCAATTCATATAGTTATATATTCAGGTTATAGACAAGTTATTTTGCCAATTAGGCCGACAACTAAAAATTTGCACACCTAAAAGAATTGCTGCGATCATATTATTCTTCTTCAATCTTTTATCCTAATGAAATTATAGTTAGTTAAGCTATTGGCCATTAGTGTAAATCCGAGCTGCCAAAGATCCAGAATTTTCCAGTGTGTTACGTTTTATAAATCACGGTTTTGGGGCTGAAACAAGTAACGTAATAACTAGAGTACAGTCGAAGAATTAATGTGTCACAGATCAAGGATAAAACGACATTAACAAGGGGAAAAAGTGGCAAAAATCTGTAGATGACCATACGGAAGACCACACACCCAGACAACGATGTAGATACTTGTTAATACGACTGGTCCAAACTTTAATAAGTTGTCTCCAAGCATTGAAAATAGTGTGGTAGTTAGACACTAGGTTTTAGTTTTCCAATTTTGGGTTGAACATTGAAACATGATTTgactgtattttaaaaaaaaattccttaaaataatcctattttacaaaattataaccttgttttttttgtttaaatatacatttttggataaaaaaaatatttttaatagttattcTGTCATGGAAAGACATCATTtcattcaaaaacatttttgccCAACCAGTATCAtggttaaggaattaaaagttaaagatgttttttttttcttacttaagttaaaaatctatatttttcttacagaaagttaaaaaaaatctttattgaaaAACGTAATATAATACATTTAATATCACGAATACATTTGTATTGAAGTTAAGGAGTAcgaaaatttcaataataaattagtacaaatttaatgagaaaaattttccatttaaaagataaatacaagttttatttagataaaattttctaaataccaagaataaaatataagaaaaaaatatttttttagtaattagaATCAAACATATGCTTTAATGCTTAGAAAAATTatctgaaaaaaattatactataaaaGTTGaagtacattttttaatttataagaaaaaaaaaatattttacctttgtatttttttctcctgTAACTACTTGTTCATAAGTTCATGCAAGAGGCTCGTACTCATGCATCCCTTGATCATTCGAAAAGCAATTGTCAGTTCTCATGGGaactgtattaaaaaaaaattatgtgtgtAAATCGAATCCCTCATTTTATCTGCCATTCCTTCCATCTTCCTCTCCTAATTTTACTAATAGGCATGGAAAAGAGTCCAAAGAATCTCCCTTTAAAAAACATGACATCTTGGGTTTCACACATTGAAGCCATAGCCACAAAAAGATGCCGATTTTAACTCTGCAAGACTGCAACTTGGGTTTCCAACATTGAATCATGAAGCTATAAGATCGTTGTTAATATTGTATCACAATATTGCCAAGAAGTGATACTTTCCCGTCACTCTAATCTATTTGTATGCATCACAATTTTGTTTGTGTGTAGTTATAATCTCATAGTCACCACAGATTGAATGCTTTTGTGTTTTCTCACCCTCTTTTCAATAACCAAgcatctttgagaaagaaatagAAACCGTATTCTGAAAAGGTTTTCAAATTAGGTAAATTGACAAACAGGGCTAGATATTATTACCAAGTAATTCGTCTTTATATTGTACAATATAGATTCAATTCAACATTGAAAACAaccagaaactaaaaaaaagagtagaaaTAGCGGGAATTCTCACCAAACAAACTCAAAATCGCTCAGCACCACACTGGGAGAAGTAAAAATCAGAGACACAAAATAGTAAAACAAAACAGCTAGGTTTCATGTATACTAGAACATTCTTTACATTA includes these proteins:
- the LOC100799100 gene encoding kinesin-like protein KIN-13B — protein: MNGAGRQGLRSGAAGVHHQRQYSDNFLDSSSNGNRWLQSAGLQHLQSSSNQLPPLQDYNLYGGAQGGRMYRNAPRSFNGGNEYYMEPSTPPGGYRASMQKKNGEDLSGDFSPGLLDLQSFDTELLPPELPVSNAYDANSLYQPGRGRSFDDSETYMLSKQTGRARAPENILKSLPADKEKSNSVAKIKVVVRKRPMNKKELAKNEEDIIETYSNSLTVHETKLKVDLTQYVEKHEFVFDAVLNEEVTNDEVYRETVEPIVPIIFERTKATCFAYGQTGSGKTYTMKPLPLKASRDILRLMHHTYRNQGFQLFVSFFEIYGGKLFDLLNDRKKLCMREDGKQQVCIVGLQEYRVSDVENIKDLIEKGNSTRSTGTTGANEESSRSHAILQLAIKRSVDGNESKPLRLVGKLSFIDLAGSERGADTTDNDKQTRIEGAEINKSLLALKECIRALDNDQGHIPFRGSKLTEVLRDSFVGNSRTVMISCISPSTGSCEHTLNTLRYADRVKSLSKGNNSKKDVLSSNFNLKESSTVPLSSVTGSAYEDRVTDGWPDENEGDDFSPSEEYYEQVKPPLKKNGKMESYATTDDKLKKPSGQIKWKDLPKVEPQTTHAEDDLNALLQEEEDLVNAHRTQVEETMNIVREEMNLLVEADQPGNQLDDYITRLNAILSQKAAGILQLQTRLAHFQKRLKEHNVLVSSTGY
- the LOC100801221 gene encoding mitochondrial arginine transporter BAC2, with product MEFWPEFLASSTGKEFVAGGFGGTAGIISGYPLDTLRVMQQNSNNGSAFTILRNLVAKEGPTTLYRGMAAPLASVTFQNAMVFQIYAVLSRAFSTSVSVNDPPSYKGVALGGFCSGALQSMLLSPVELLKIRLQLQNTGQSTEPQKGPIRVANNIWKREGLRGIYRGLGITILRDAPAHGLYFWTYEYAREKLHPGCRKSCGESLNTMLVSGGLAGVVSWVFSYPLDVIKTRLQAQTFSSLKYKGILDCLRKSVEEEGYVVLWRGLGTAVARAFVVNGAIFSAYEITLRCLFDK